Below is a window of Archangium lipolyticum DNA.
GATCTTGAGATGGAGCTTCGCGTCGGCCGAGGGCACCACGGGAGCGGTTCCGAAGCGCGCGGGACCGTTGGCGGTGTCGAGGGTGGCCTCGATGACGGGGCCGTTGGTGCCGAAGGAGGCGCCGGCCTTCAGGGCGGCGTTGAAGCGGGCGGTGTCGAACCCGGTGCCAGGGCGGGTGTCCGCGTAGACGATGTTGCGCGGCACGCCCGCGGTGTTGTCGGTGAGGCTGTGCGAGTCGCTGTTGGCGGTGCCCGTCACGGCCTGGCCCTGGCCGAGCGTGTAGAACCAGAAGGCGCGGTAGGGCAGCAGCATGTCGTTCTGCGTGCCGTTCATCACCTCCTGGGCGTGCTGGCCGTTGTTGGCGAAGCCGCCCTTGGGCGAGCGCACGTACATGCCGGCGCTGGTGCCATCGTCGCGCGAGGGCAGGTTCTTGAGCGTGTTGATCGCGAGCGCGCGCGGGTAGCCCAGGTCGCGGCCGAACTCGGCGTCGGCCCAGGGGTGGTTGAGCTGGGCGATGAACTGATCCCTCAGGGCGGGCGGGGCGCTGGCCTTCACGCGGTCCATCAGCTCACCGGGCTCGACGAGCTCGTCGGACGGGGCGCCGTTGCGGGCCTTCGTCGGGTCGTACTCGAGCGGCCAGAAGTTGTAGTGGCCCACCACGAGGGGGAGGTCGGAGCCGGGGCGCTTCATCCAGAGGATGTGGCCGGTGGTCTCCAGCCCCACCACGGTGCTCATCTTCTCCTGAAGGCCCAGGCTCCGGACGACCTGGCCGTAGTCATAGATGACGTCGTGGTCGGTGGAGACGATGACGTCCAGGTCCGTGGCGGCGAAGGACAGCACGCGGTCCAGGTCGGGGATGGAGCTGTCGAAGCTGGCGCCGCCGTGCACGTGCAGGTCCGCGCCCACGGTGCCGGAGGGCTGGAGGGGCAGCTTGCGCAGCTTGAACGTGAGGAGGGTGTCCTCGGCGCCGAGCGTCACCGTCTCCCGGGCGAGCGTCCAGAAGGGGCCCTTGAAGGCGTAGATGTGGAAGCGGCCCATGGGGGCGTCCACGGAGGTGTCCGCGGGGGAGTTGCCGTTGACGAGGAAGCGGTTGCACGCGGGCGAGGGGCCCGGGGGCGGACCGAGCCACGGCGCGCACGTGCCGAAGCGGCCGTGCAGCGAGCCCTCGGAGTCCTTCTGGATGGAGGCGTCCACGGGGACGACGAAGACCTCGGCGGTGAGCTTCTGGCCGGGGTGGTCGGCGTCCTCCACCCTCACGGTGAGGCGGGTGTTGCCGGGCACGGCGAGCGTGCCCACGTCGGTGTCCGCGTCCACGTCGTCGAGCTGCCGGTCGGCCACCTTGCGGCCGAAGGCGTGCAGCTCCACCGAGTAGGTGCGGCCGGCGGGGACGCGGGCCTGGAAGTTGCCCTCCTTGTCGGGCGTCACCTGGGTCCACGGGATGCGGGTGCCCGGGTCGGCGGCGAGGTCGCCCTCGCTGACGATGACGCTGACCTCGCGGCCGGAGGTGAGCGGCGTCTGGCGGCGGCTCACCTTCCCGCGCAGCGTCACGTACTTCTCGCCATGGAGCTTCTGCCGGGCCTCCAGGGCCAGATCCGCGGCGCTGGCCACGTCGCCGCGCTCGGACACGGCGAGGAAGCGCTCGAAGACGAGGTAGTCCCGCGAGGCCACCACGGTGCGCGGCAGGCCGGAGGAGGAGATCTGATCGCTCTGGAAACCCTCGAGCACGTCCGTCTTCCCGCAGGCGACCTCGGCGTAGCTGCTGGCCGGGTCGGAGGCGAGGGCCGCCGTCAGGTAGGGGAACTTGCGGAAGGCGTCGCCGATGGTGAGCAGGCTGAAGGAGGGGTGCTGGTAGCCGGCGCCCTGGGAGGGGGTGAAGGGCAGGGCCTCGCGGCCGCTCCAGTAGAAGCCGTCGGCCAGGGCCCAGAGCTGCGGGTCCACGGAGGTGTTGAGGACCTCGGTGCGCACGCGGATGCCGGGCTCGCACGGACGCATCTCGTAGAGGGTGGCGATGGGGAACTCGGGCTTGCCGTCGAGCGTGCCGCGCAGTTGCACCGCCACGCGGGTGGGACGCTCGTCGATGATCTCCAGGGAGGTGTAGTGCGCGGCATCCGCGGGGAGGATGCCCACCACCTGGAGCACCTGGTTGAGGCCGTCGTTGTCCTTGCCGCGGGCGCTCAGGTCGAGCAGCGCGCCACCGCCGGGATCCAGCAGGTGCGTGTTGCCGATGCCGGCGATGACGGCCACCGCCCGGTCGTTACCCAGGAGGATGTCGCCACGGGCGGCGATGGCGTTGAGACCACCGGGCACGGTGGCGTTGCCGGAGGTGGGGGCGTTGCTGCCGGCGCGCTTGTCGTCGGGCGTGAGGACGCGCACCTCGAGCGCGGAGCCGGAGGAGGCTTCACAGGAATAACTCAGCTTCTCGCAGGGGCTGGCGACCCGGCAGCCATCTTCATTGCCGAGGCAGCTCTCCTTCTTGCAGCCAGCGAGCGTGAGTCCGAGGAGGACCAGGCCCGAGGCCAGGAGGCGGAGGGGGGAGGGCATGGTTGACCCTTGTATCAACCTCCGAGGTGATTCCTCCAGTAGCCCAGACCGTGCGCGGCGTGGCACGAATCTCCAATGAGGTCCAGGTACGACTGGGATTGCGTCGTCTTCAGTGACTCCATGTCACGGAAGGCCCCGGACATGTCGAGTCGACGCACCGCGCCATCGAGCAGTGCGCGTGCCTGCTCGACCGCCTGGAGCTGCGCGGGCGAGGGCTTCCAGCGCGTCTCCTCGCGGTAGCGGCCGAGTGCCTCGAGGAAGTGCCCGTAGAACTTCACCATTTGTATGAGCACGGGCAGGCGGTACTGGGGAGGTGCGGAGGAGAGGGCGGCGTCGTACTGCCGGGACTCGGAGACCAGCCGGTAGAAGAGGACCTCCACCTGGGCATCGAGGCGCGAGCCCCACGCCTTGCGCACGGCGGGGTGGCGCGCGTGGGTGGCGACGGCCTGGAAGAGGTGCAGTCCGCCACAGGGGTGCGCGTAGATGCCCTGCTTGCGCTTGGGCACCTGGGGAAGCCCGGCCTTCATGCCATTCATCAGCTCCGACTGTTCACGTTCGAGCAATGCGAGGGCCTCGTCCATGACGGCATCGAAGCGGATGGGCTCACCAGCACCGTTGGTGAACGTGGAGCCGGGGGGCAGCACATGGGAGAGGGCATCGAGCGTCCAGGCGCCATGGGGTGAGAGGGCGGAGTCGCGGCGGAAGTCGCGCTTCAGGTCCTCCACGAGCGCACCGAGGGTGACGCGGCCCCAGCCTGCCTGGAAGGAGTGCGAGAGCGGGTAACCCGCGAGCAGGAGCGTCTTCACCTGGAGGTTCGGGTGGGGCTCGACGGGGGTGCCATCGGAGGAGAAGGCCTCGAAGCGGAGATCCGCGTTGGGACCCGCGACCTCGCGGCGGAGGAAGCCGGAGACGATGACGTCCGCGGCGGGGCGGCCATCGCGGGCCTTGAAGGAGCGGCCCTCGAGGGTGATGCCATGAGCGAGGGCCCAGGGGTTCTTGGGGTCGGAGGCCCAGGTCCGGCATTGAGCGCGGAGCACCTCCTCGGCCGTGGGCCGGGCGGCCGGTGTGGCGGTGAGGAGCGCGAGGATCGCGAGGGTGACAGAAGCCATGGGACGTCCTTGTTCGCGAGAGAGACCCTTGTACTATTGACTCATCAATCAATCACCCCGAGGAGCCACAGCGACCATGCCGAATCCGTTCACAGAGGAGCATGAGGCCTTCCGTAAGACGGTGCGCGCGTTCGTGGAGAAGGAGATGACGCCGCACGCGCTGGAGTGGGACCGGGCGGGCATCTTCCCCAGAGAGCTCTTCCAGAAGTGCGGCGAGCTGGGCTTCTTGGGAATCAACCATGATCCGAAGTACGGCGGGAGCGGACTGGACTACTGGTACGTGACGGCGTTCACGGAGGAGCTGACGCGGAGCCGGAACGCGGGCGTGAACATGGCGTTGCTGGTGCAGAGCCAGATGGCGACGCCGATCATCAACGAGATCGGCACGGACGAGCAGAAGAGGGAGTTCCTGGCGCCGGCGCTGGCGGGGGAGAAGATCGCCGCGTTGGGCATCAGCGAGCCGGGATGCGGCTCGGACGTGGCGAGCATCCAGACGACGGCGAAGCGGGACGGGGACGACTACGTCATCAACGGCTCGAAGATGTGGATCACCAACGGGACGCGAGCGGACTTCATCACGCTGGCGGTGCGGACGGGAGGGCCGGGGTACGGGGGAGTGTCGTTGGTGACGTTCCCGACGGACGTGAAGGGGTTCGGAGTGTCGAAGAAGCTCGACAAGGTGGGGAACCTGTCCTCGGACACGGCGATCCTCTACTTCGAGGACTGCCGGATTCCGTGTCGGTACGTGCTGGGGGAGGAGAACGAGGGCTTCTACCACGTCATGACGAACTTCCAGGGAGAGCGGCTGGTGGGGGCGCTCTGCGCGGTGGGTGGGATGGAGAGGATGATCGAGGACGCGCTGGAGTACGGGAAGGAGAGGAAGGCGTTCGGCAAGCCGCTGCTAGGATTCCAGGTGTGGCGCCACAAGCTGGTGGAGCACATGGCGGCGATCGAGGCGGCGAAGAGGCTGACGTACCACGCGGTGGAGATCTTCGACCGGAAGGAGAACGCGGTGCGAGAGATCTCCATGGCGAAGCTATTCGCGGGAGATCTGGCGCAGAAGGTGGCGTACGACGTGCAGCAGTTCTTCGGTGGGATGGGCTACATCGAGGAGACACACATCGCGAGGGCGTGGCGAGACATCCGGCTGATCAGCATTGGAGGAGGAACGTCGGAGGTGATGAAGGAGATCCTCTCGAAGATGTCTGGCTTCTAGAGCACACCCGTGTATGCCCCCTCTCC
It encodes the following:
- a CDS encoding acyl-CoA dehydrogenase family protein encodes the protein MPNPFTEEHEAFRKTVRAFVEKEMTPHALEWDRAGIFPRELFQKCGELGFLGINHDPKYGGSGLDYWYVTAFTEELTRSRNAGVNMALLVQSQMATPIINEIGTDEQKREFLAPALAGEKIAALGISEPGCGSDVASIQTTAKRDGDDYVINGSKMWITNGTRADFITLAVRTGGPGYGGVSLVTFPTDVKGFGVSKKLDKVGNLSSDTAILYFEDCRIPCRYVLGEENEGFYHVMTNFQGERLVGALCAVGGMERMIEDALEYGKERKAFGKPLLGFQVWRHKLVEHMAAIEAAKRLTYHAVEIFDRKENAVREISMAKLFAGDLAQKVAYDVQQFFGGMGYIEETHIARAWRDIRLISIGGGTSEVMKEILSKMSGF
- a CDS encoding CehA/McbA family metallohydrolase, translated to MPSPLRLLASGLVLLGLTLAGCKKESCLGNEDGCRVASPCEKLSYSCEASSGSALEVRVLTPDDKRAGSNAPTSGNATVPGGLNAIAARGDILLGNDRAVAVIAGIGNTHLLDPGGGALLDLSARGKDNDGLNQVLQVVGILPADAAHYTSLEIIDERPTRVAVQLRGTLDGKPEFPIATLYEMRPCEPGIRVRTEVLNTSVDPQLWALADGFYWSGREALPFTPSQGAGYQHPSFSLLTIGDAFRKFPYLTAALASDPASSYAEVACGKTDVLEGFQSDQISSSGLPRTVVASRDYLVFERFLAVSERGDVASAADLALEARQKLHGEKYVTLRGKVSRRQTPLTSGREVSVIVSEGDLAADPGTRIPWTQVTPDKEGNFQARVPAGRTYSVELHAFGRKVADRQLDDVDADTDVGTLAVPGNTRLTVRVEDADHPGQKLTAEVFVVPVDASIQKDSEGSLHGRFGTCAPWLGPPPGPSPACNRFLVNGNSPADTSVDAPMGRFHIYAFKGPFWTLARETVTLGAEDTLLTFKLRKLPLQPSGTVGADLHVHGGASFDSSIPDLDRVLSFAATDLDVIVSTDHDVIYDYGQVVRSLGLQEKMSTVVGLETTGHILWMKRPGSDLPLVVGHYNFWPLEYDPTKARNGAPSDELVEPGELMDRVKASAPPALRDQFIAQLNHPWADAEFGRDLGYPRALAINTLKNLPSRDDGTSAGMYVRSPKGGFANNGQHAQEVMNGTQNDMLLPYRAFWFYTLGQGQAVTGTANSDSHSLTDNTAGVPRNIVYADTRPGTGFDTARFNAALKAGASFGTNGPVIEATLDTANGPARFGTAPVVPSADAKLHLKISAAPWVPLDEVRIIVNGVVVKTLDGAALSHPRDPFDPFNPGPIDPAVTAGLLRYEGSIPLSELLTRSGDAWLVVEAGTRLPPAADFGGPAGEGPDGIPDTGDNNGDGVVDRNDIGKDSSYGPLRTPPPPSSEADPIFHFAQVVTGGFPMAFTNPFLLDRNGNGRFDAPGVAAP